Proteins encoded by one window of Desulfurococcus sp.:
- a CDS encoding DNA methyltransferase: MRRVTYEEYLDFVGKSRVVEIGGCRIRLDPLEVKRLHPTPSELTDTSTTVWSFPKRGSWATHRGDYRGNWPPQMARALILMYTQPGDTVLDPMVGSGTTCIEAKLLGRNCIGVDINYNAVILTLHRLYWLERYLEKQYSRGGLPGDPVEAEDVLKARVEVYHGDARKLDSIRDESIDLVATHPPYYNIIKYSKGAAPGDLSTTKSLEEYLAMMQQIAVEVHRVLKPGHYTAILVGDTRIRKHYVPISHYVLQILLETGFVLKEEVVKIQHKMKTTREKWVKLKNRDFLLIRHEKLYILRKPTEETSKHTPRSPYTKSL, encoded by the coding sequence GTGAGGAGGGTAACTTACGAGGAGTACTTGGATTTTGTGGGGAAGAGTAGGGTTGTTGAGATTGGGGGCTGTAGGATTAGGCTTGACCCTCTCGAGGTTAAACGGCTTCACCCTACTCCAAGTGAGCTTACTGATACTAGTACTACTGTGTGGAGTTTTCCTAAGCGGGGCTCCTGGGCTACTCACCGCGGGGATTACCGTGGGAACTGGCCTCCTCAGATGGCTCGTGCCCTTATACTCATGTATACTCAACCCGGGGATACAGTACTTGACCCGATGGTTGGCAGTGGGACTACGTGTATTGAAGCTAAGCTTCTAGGCAGGAATTGTATAGGAGTAGACATAAACTATAATGCTGTAATCCTAACCCTGCACAGGCTTTACTGGCTTGAGAGATACCTGGAGAAGCAGTATTCTAGAGGAGGGCTTCCAGGAGACCCTGTTGAAGCTGAAGATGTACTTAAAGCTAGAGTAGAAGTATACCATGGTGACGCGAGGAAGCTGGACTCCATCAGGGATGAAAGCATTGATCTCGTGGCAACACACCCACCCTACTACAATATAATAAAGTATTCTAAGGGAGCGGCTCCAGGCGACCTGTCAACTACTAAAAGCCTTGAAGAATACCTTGCGATGATGCAGCAGATAGCAGTAGAAGTGCACCGAGTGCTCAAGCCAGGCCACTACACTGCAATACTAGTAGGCGATACAAGAATACGTAAGCATTATGTCCCCATATCACACTACGTCCTCCAAATACTCCTGGAAACAGGCTTCGTACTAAAGGAGGAGGTAGTAAAGATACAGCATAAAATGAAGACTACAAGAGAGAAATGGGTGAAGCTCAAGAACAGAGACTTCCTGCTAATACGCCACGAGAAACTCTACATTCTAAGAAAACCTACAGAAGAAACCAGTAAGCACACGCCTAGATCTCCCTACACTAAGAGTTTATAA
- a CDS encoding N-6 DNA methylase, with amino-acid sequence MPQEVGVEGGFVDMDLFGRVIFEFKGDKREFKDGLNKIREKYLPYYPNALYVVITNNDYWEIYRVEKGSLGLVASGGRDRVDWVLEKIIEEVLKKEGYSIPPRPDAISSLFKDLVSYEDKLMKVFIKIHSNESIKPLYESFKTMIETLYSEADEEFIKRLFVKHTILQMIVLASLSRVLEKTMDPIEMCSGVRLDVEVALPYLNWWFIAYNKLRDKLDESDVKLIEELAGEVATRVNMIDWSIGYPEDVFREFYELFIDPETRRKIGEYYTPLWVVEFIIRRVKQLSGGLRGRIVLDPFCGSGTFLVMAFYEKIKEGASPDEALKEVIGYDANPLAVSIARAELVLAYTRVKKSIGVKREVPSPLVFHTDTLYTMFRQGVPFKSGGKKKSSILSYTETERSVGLERLWKIMENIVTTITLAIDDKVREEIRRRAGENLSALLQIEHALGNILRIALKRCEGTRGGVRECLKNNVKEGLEEDLFKHSVLDYTVVGRLFKEHVHRNIEEFSGNLAELLEMYGNGVWATSILSILAPAIIKHINADIIMTNPPWLQLTRFKTSYAENLRDKSREVLEKVLGARGVKGVNSIIQGSDLSSLALYGALTMSRSTVAFVMPREASFHAKTSQRSGILLTYSVIKSFENFIDYVEIIDLDYDAFQHGNVPALVFIKLEKDTSRAKEGVKTLNSKLLKADVKMAGEGRYSKSLRLSTGGISIDLEDYHKNYEEYVKPLIGYYLVDPASLKQALQVEKIVKMGDYIRGIFGGEAKKGKKRYAGLTITGMRSDETGNEYIVRFSEMKQDVHVPQHLLRKYRADFFKLIYIGCIHPFNVSCMYDILLSRMNEDNLKKLLSEVLTINENKLTASEVDKLKMLVDELVQPSSIKTLKPGNAYVIYRCSRTFSAVVFIPDAENYIAHSTVAYIDCGKMREKAYFYASALNYLAYKAIKTGRSFVRDQYARPVNALVDADLTWTSFEERDREALLRIVDLSKRLHTIAPQKFSRKEYNVEKEAFRDLENLEEFNELVKLFDNYVKKHVGEERLEKALSWFSKL; translated from the coding sequence ATGCCGCAGGAGGTGGGGGTAGAAGGCGGTTTTGTTGACATGGATCTATTCGGCAGGGTAATATTTGAGTTTAAGGGGGATAAGAGAGAATTCAAGGATGGTCTTAACAAGATCCGAGAGAAGTACCTGCCTTACTACCCTAATGCTCTCTACGTGGTTATTACGAACAATGATTACTGGGAGATATACAGGGTTGAGAAGGGGAGTCTAGGGCTTGTTGCTAGTGGGGGTAGGGATAGAGTTGACTGGGTGCTCGAGAAAATTATTGAAGAAGTTCTAAAGAAGGAAGGATACAGTATTCCTCCTCGCCCAGACGCTATATCCTCTCTCTTCAAAGACCTGGTTAGTTATGAAGATAAATTGATGAAAGTATTCATCAAGATACATAGTAATGAGAGCATCAAGCCTTTATACGAATCCTTCAAGACGATGATTGAGACACTCTACAGTGAGGCAGACGAGGAGTTCATAAAACGATTATTCGTGAAGCACACGATACTCCAGATGATAGTATTAGCCAGTCTCTCCAGGGTCTTGGAGAAAACAATGGATCCTATTGAAATGTGCAGTGGGGTAAGGCTTGATGTAGAGGTAGCTTTACCTTACTTAAACTGGTGGTTCATAGCCTACAATAAACTGAGAGATAAGCTAGATGAAAGCGATGTAAAGCTGATCGAAGAGCTCGCCGGCGAGGTGGCTACACGTGTCAACATGATTGACTGGAGCATAGGTTACCCGGAAGATGTTTTCAGAGAGTTCTACGAGTTATTCATAGACCCTGAGACTAGGAGAAAGATTGGTGAGTACTACACGCCTCTATGGGTAGTAGAGTTTATTATTAGAAGAGTGAAACAGTTAAGTGGAGGTCTTCGAGGTAGAATAGTACTCGACCCCTTCTGCGGCTCCGGGACATTCCTTGTAATGGCTTTCTACGAGAAGATCAAGGAAGGAGCATCCCCTGACGAGGCTTTAAAGGAGGTTATTGGATACGATGCAAACCCTCTAGCTGTATCTATTGCTAGAGCTGAGCTCGTGCTAGCGTATACGAGAGTGAAGAAGAGCATCGGGGTTAAGCGGGAAGTACCAAGCCCGCTAGTATTTCACACAGACACGCTTTACACCATGTTCAGGCAGGGTGTACCCTTCAAGAGCGGAGGCAAGAAAAAGTCTAGTATACTATCGTACACTGAAACCGAGAGATCAGTTGGCTTGGAGAGACTGTGGAAGATTATGGAGAATATAGTCACCACGATAACTCTTGCTATAGACGATAAAGTGAGAGAGGAGATAAGGAGAAGAGCAGGAGAAAACTTGAGTGCACTCCTGCAGATAGAACATGCTTTAGGCAACATCTTGAGGATAGCCCTTAAGAGGTGTGAAGGAACAAGGGGTGGTGTACGCGAGTGCCTGAAGAATAATGTCAAGGAGGGTCTTGAAGAAGACCTCTTTAAACACAGCGTTCTAGACTATACAGTTGTTGGAAGATTATTCAAAGAACACGTGCATAGAAACATTGAAGAGTTCAGCGGCAACCTAGCAGAACTCCTTGAAATGTATGGAAACGGTGTATGGGCTACAAGCATACTCTCCATTCTAGCACCAGCAATCATTAAGCACATCAATGCTGATATCATCATGACTAATCCACCATGGCTTCAATTAACAAGGTTTAAGACAAGCTATGCTGAGAACCTGAGGGATAAATCTCGTGAAGTACTCGAGAAAGTCCTAGGGGCTAGAGGAGTTAAAGGAGTAAACAGTATAATCCAGGGCTCCGACCTATCATCCCTCGCTCTCTACGGTGCTTTAACTATGTCTAGGAGTACAGTTGCATTTGTAATGCCTAGAGAAGCATCATTCCATGCTAAAACCTCTCAGAGGTCGGGGATACTGTTAACATATAGTGTTATTAAATCATTTGAAAACTTCATAGATTATGTGGAGATAATTGACTTAGACTATGATGCTTTCCAGCATGGGAATGTCCCTGCACTCGTATTCATCAAGCTAGAGAAGGATACCAGCCGAGCTAAAGAAGGCGTGAAAACGTTAAACTCAAAGCTTTTAAAAGCCGATGTAAAAATGGCTGGAGAAGGGAGATATTCTAAATCGCTACGGTTATCTACAGGCGGCATATCAATAGATCTAGAAGACTACCATAAGAACTACGAGGAGTACGTAAAACCTCTTATCGGATACTATTTAGTCGATCCCGCATCGCTTAAGCAAGCTCTACAAGTAGAAAAGATAGTCAAGATGGGGGATTACATCAGAGGCATATTTGGTGGTGAAGCAAAGAAGGGTAAGAAGAGGTATGCTGGACTTACTATAACAGGCATGAGGAGTGATGAGACTGGAAACGAGTATATCGTGAGATTCAGTGAAATGAAACAAGATGTACATGTCCCTCAACACCTTCTAAGAAAGTATAGGGCTGACTTCTTTAAGCTGATATATATAGGTTGTATTCACCCGTTTAACGTCTCATGCATGTATGATATCCTCCTTTCCAGGATGAATGAAGACAACCTTAAGAAGCTATTAAGTGAGGTTTTAACAATCAATGAGAATAAGCTGACAGCTAGTGAAGTAGACAAGCTCAAGATGTTAGTGGATGAGCTAGTGCAACCAAGCAGTATAAAGACGTTAAAACCTGGTAATGCTTACGTGATATATAGATGTAGCAGGACATTCTCTGCTGTAGTTTTCATCCCAGACGCAGAGAACTACATAGCTCATAGTACTGTAGCTTACATAGACTGTGGAAAAATGAGGGAGAAGGCTTACTTCTATGCATCGGCATTAAACTACCTGGCTTATAAGGCTATCAAGACCGGGAGATCTTTCGTGAGAGATCAGTACGCTAGACCTGTTAACGCACTAGTAGATGCTGATCTGACGTGGACTAGCTTCGAGGAAAGAGACAGGGAGGCACTACTGAGAATAGTGGATCTCAGCAAGCGTCTCCACACAATAGCCCCCCAGAAGTTTAGTAGAAAAGAGTATAATGTAGAGAAAGAAGCCTTCAGAGACCTCGAGAACCTCGAGGAGTTCAACGAGCTTGTAAAACTCTTCGACAACTATGTTAAGAAGCATGTTGGAGAAGAACGGCTTGAAAAAGCTCTATCATGGTTTTCTAAACTATGA